The Christiangramia forsetii KT0803 DNA segment TTAATTTTAGTTACTACAGAATCCATAACAGAGTTACTTTCCTCTCTTAAGCGGTTTCCAACCATTTGTTGCTGTTGCTGAAGCATTTGTTGCTTTTGCATAAGTTCCTGTTCTTTCTCCTTACGTTGAGATTCAGACATTGAGTTCATTTGAGACTGGTAAGCCTGAACTTCCTCCTGGAAAGCTTTTGCTGCCGAATCTAGTTGACTCCTAACAGAATCAGATTTAGAAGTGAAATCAGCTTCCACATCTTTCATCTCTTTATATTCCTTAATTAAAACAGTAGTATCTACATAAGCTGTTTTTTGCTCGTTACACGATACCATCATAATTGCAACTGCTGCAATTCCAATAAATCTTCTGATCATAATTTTTCGTTTTGAATCGCAAATGTATAAAAGTATTTTTTGTACAAAAACAGAAAAGTGATTACTTATAATTAATTTTGATTATAAATAAATGTAAAATAGATTTTTGTTATTAGGAATAAGGCTTTTTACGGCTTTCTATCGATAGAAATTACTTTTTTCGGTATCAACTCTTTATAAAGAGTAATAAAAACCATTAGAGCGCCTTATATTAAGTTTTCGACTCTTTTTTGAAGAAATAAGTGATTGAAGAATACTCTCCCGAAGACTTTGCCCTTTGATTTGATAGAAATCCTCTATAAATTGCATTTAACAGATTTGAAGATTTCGGTTTATTTTTTTCACTCAACAAGCTAACATAATAAGCATCAAACTTGAGAGGCTTTTCATTCACTAACTTAAATCCGTGTTCAGCAAATTTTTCTTTGATCCCGTTTCTTGAGAAATGCCAAAGGTGTCTTGGCACATCCCAGGCAGCCCAATTTTCATTATAGTATTTAGAATCGTAAGAATTGAAATTAGGAACTGCAATTATTAACAGGCCATCATCTTTAAGCAAGGTCTTTAATTCTGAGAGTTTATTTTGGAAATCTGGAATATGCTCCAGAACGTGCCAAAGACTTATAACATCAAATTTCTTATTCTCTAATTCTGAAATTTCAGATTTTAGATTTAAGCCTTTTAAAGCTCCCAGATTACGAGCAGTATTATTTGGCTCAATTCCGTCTACAATCCAATGAGAGTTTTTCATTTCATTTAGAAACTCTCCGGTACCTGCCCCAAAATCCAGAATACTTCCCTGCTTAAAATATCTATAGATCCATTTAGCTTTTTTTGAAAGCATATGGGATTTTACAAAATGGTAAATCCTGTCTTGAAAATTTCGCTGCGAATCGCTGTGAGAAATATAATCCTCGCTTTCGTAATATCTAGGTAAATTTTCTGGTACGGGATGCGTCTTTAAGATTCCCTTTTCGTATTCCTCGATATTAAATTTCTCACCACTTACCAGATGATCTTTGCAAACCATTTTAGGTTGAAGAGTAGTATTGGGTTTGTATTTATTTTCTGTTGTGATCAATTATAAAATTCATTTGTTCCACGTGGAACATCAAAAATTATCTACCCATATAAACGAGTAGCACCGAAATATCATTGGGACTTACCCCACTTATTCTAGAAGCCTGTGAAACCGTAGCAGGTTGCACTTTCTTCAATTTTTCGCGAGCCTCGTAAGACATTGATTTGATATTAGAGTAATCAAAATTCTTCGGAATTTTCATATCCTCCAGACGATTCAGCTTATCAGCATTATTCTTCTCCTTCTCAATATAACCGGAATACTTCACTTGTATTTCGGTTTGCTCGATCATCTCTTCATTGAGTTCATTTTCTGAGATAAATTCTTCAACGCCGCTAAAATTTTTCACATCCTCCATAGTGATTTGGGGTCTGGAAAAAACTTTAAATACTTTATCGCTTTGTTTCATGGGAGAAGAATTCCTTTTCTCCAAAACGGGATTAGCTTCTTCAGGAACTACACTTAAATCTTTCAGGTATTGTACAAACTTAAGAGACTTATCCTTTTTCTCCTCCATCTTTCTCATACGCTTCTCAGACGCTAAACCTAAATTATAAGATCTTTCAGTCAATCTAAAATCGGCATTATCCTGCCTTAAAAGTGTACGATATTCAGCACGGCTAGTAAACATTCTATATGGCTCTTCGGTGCCTTTCGTAATTAGATCATCAATTAAAACACCAATATAAGCTTCATTTCTTTTAAGGATAAACTCATCCTTTTCCTGGACTTTTAGCGCCGCATTTATACCAGCCATCATTCCCTGGCAAGCCGCTTCTTCATATCCAGTGGTACCGTTTATCTGTCCAGCGAAATATAGACCTTCCACAAGTTTTGTTTCCAGGGTATGCTTTAACTGTGTAGGCGGAAAATAATCGTATTCTATTGCATAACCGGGACGGAAAAATTTCACATTTTCAAAACCTGCAACAGAACGTAAAGCTTTAAACTGAACATCTTCCGGCAGCGAAGTTGAAAAACCATTTACATAAACCTCTACCGTATTCCAGCCTTCCGGTTCTACAAATAGTTGATGCCTGTCTTTATCTGCAAAACGATTAATCTTATCTTCAATAGAAGGGCAATATCTAGGTCCAATACTTTGAATTCTTCCATTAAACATTGGCGACCTATCAAAACCTTCTTTTAAAATATCATGCACCTCATTAGAGGTGTAAGTCATATGACAGGAACGTTGTTTGGAAAGCGGTTTAGTTTCATCTGAATATGAAAATTTACCAGGAATATCATCCCCCGGCTGCTCTGTCATTTTTGAATAGTCTAAGGATCTTCCATCCACTCGAGGAGGTGTTCCTGTTTTCATTCTACCAGCTTCAAAACCTACCTCAATTAGATCTTTTGTTATTCCAGTTGCAGCTCTTTCACCAGCTCTACCCCCACCAAATTGTTTATCACCAATATGAATAAGCCCGTTTAAAAAAGTACCGTTCGTACAAACCACACTTTTAGCAAAAACTTCTAAACCTAAAGAAGTTCTCACTCCAATTACTTTATCATTTTCAATAATAAGTCCCGCAACCATCTCTTGATAAAAATCAAGATTCGGGGTCCCCTCCAATTTCAACCTCCAATCTTCTGCAAACCTCATTCTATCACTTTGCACTCTTGGACTCCACATTGCAGGTCCTTTAGATTTATTCAGCATTTTGAACTGGATAGCGCTGGTATCGCTAACAATACCACTATAACCGCCCATCGCATCAATCTCCCTAACTATTTGCCCTTTTGCAATACCACCCATGGCAGGATTACAACTCATTTGAGCAATATTTTGAAGATTCATGGTGATAAGAAGGGTTTTGCTACCCATATTTGCAGCAGCAGCAGCGGCTTCACTTCCGGCATGCCCAGCTCCAACTACAATAACATCATACTGCTTTTCGAACATATCCTAATTTAAATTTTATCTATTGTTCCACGTGGAACAATGCTATTTTTTCTTCTTCTTTACGTCGCATCAATTCCTGCTCCCTTTCAGTTTTATCTTTAAAACCGCAGAAATGTAGAATTCCGTGAATTAAAACCCGCTTTAATTCCTCATCAAATTCAGTATTAAAACTATTAGCATTCTCCTGAACTCTTTCTGTACTTATATATATATCGCCTTGCA contains these protein-coding regions:
- a CDS encoding OmpH family outer membrane protein translates to MIRRFIGIAAVAIMMVSCNEQKTAYVDTTVLIKEYKEMKDVEADFTSKSDSVRSQLDSAAKAFQEEVQAYQSQMNSMSESQRKEKEQELMQKQQMLQQQQQMVGNRLREESNSVMDSVVTKIKDYVKDYGEENNYTYIFGSNESANIMYAEEGLDITQDILTELNEGYGGEEAESTEEEVAEEE
- a CDS encoding class I SAM-dependent methyltransferase, with protein sequence MITTENKYKPNTTLQPKMVCKDHLVSGEKFNIEEYEKGILKTHPVPENLPRYYESEDYISHSDSQRNFQDRIYHFVKSHMLSKKAKWIYRYFKQGSILDFGAGTGEFLNEMKNSHWIVDGIEPNNTARNLGALKGLNLKSEISELENKKFDVISLWHVLEHIPDFQNKLSELKTLLKDDGLLIIAVPNFNSYDSKYYNENWAAWDVPRHLWHFSRNGIKEKFAEHGFKLVNEKPLKFDAYYVSLLSEKNKPKSSNLLNAIYRGFLSNQRAKSSGEYSSITYFFKKESKT
- the mnmG gene encoding tRNA uridine-5-carboxymethylaminomethyl(34) synthesis enzyme MnmG, whose protein sequence is MFEKQYDVIVVGAGHAGSEAAAAAANMGSKTLLITMNLQNIAQMSCNPAMGGIAKGQIVREIDAMGGYSGIVSDTSAIQFKMLNKSKGPAMWSPRVQSDRMRFAEDWRLKLEGTPNLDFYQEMVAGLIIENDKVIGVRTSLGLEVFAKSVVCTNGTFLNGLIHIGDKQFGGGRAGERAATGITKDLIEVGFEAGRMKTGTPPRVDGRSLDYSKMTEQPGDDIPGKFSYSDETKPLSKQRSCHMTYTSNEVHDILKEGFDRSPMFNGRIQSIGPRYCPSIEDKINRFADKDRHQLFVEPEGWNTVEVYVNGFSTSLPEDVQFKALRSVAGFENVKFFRPGYAIEYDYFPPTQLKHTLETKLVEGLYFAGQINGTTGYEEAACQGMMAGINAALKVQEKDEFILKRNEAYIGVLIDDLITKGTEEPYRMFTSRAEYRTLLRQDNADFRLTERSYNLGLASEKRMRKMEEKKDKSLKFVQYLKDLSVVPEEANPVLEKRNSSPMKQSDKVFKVFSRPQITMEDVKNFSGVEEFISENELNEEMIEQTEIQVKYSGYIEKEKNNADKLNRLEDMKIPKNFDYSNIKSMSYEAREKLKKVQPATVSQASRISGVSPNDISVLLVYMGR